In Nocardioides sp. zg-1228, a single window of DNA contains:
- a CDS encoding acyl-CoA dehydrogenase family protein — protein MSERPIVDLRTATNQAPPLVGHNVVTSDVALTDALARHGAPGLVDELAPLGAEAGTTEAREHGMLANRHHPELVPYDRWGNRIDEVAFHPSWHWLMERAVGHGLQAAPWEQQEAGDPHAHLRRAAGFYAWSQTEPGHGCPISMTYAAVPALRADEALAEEWTPLLASRSYDPGVRSRSAKAGALAGMGMTEKQGGSDVRANQTRATPTADDGWYRLDGHKWFTSAPMNDVFLVLAQAEGGLTCFVVPRVLDDGTRNRIDVVRLKDKLGNRSNASSELELTGTLARRLGDEGRGVRTIIEMVAATRLDCVLGSAALMRHALAEASWHVAHRFAFGRLLADAPLMQNVVADLAVESEAATALAMRLAAAVDRPGDPHEVALRRIALPLAKFWVCKRTPAMVAEALECLGGNGYVEDSGLPLMFRESPLNSVWEGSGNVNALDVLRALGREPEVLHAWITEVGAARGGDSRLDRAVDDTLALLGEAAGVEAGARRLAGRMAACLQGSLLVRFAPGEVADAFCGSRFGTSYGGTFGMLESGSLRAVVERATPML, from the coding sequence CGTGGTCACCTCCGACGTCGCCCTCACCGACGCGCTGGCCCGACACGGCGCCCCCGGGCTGGTCGACGAGCTCGCCCCGCTGGGCGCCGAGGCGGGCACCACCGAGGCGCGCGAGCACGGCATGCTCGCCAACCGCCACCACCCCGAGCTCGTGCCGTACGACCGCTGGGGCAACCGCATCGACGAGGTCGCGTTCCACCCCTCGTGGCACTGGCTGATGGAGCGCGCCGTCGGCCACGGCCTCCAGGCCGCGCCGTGGGAGCAGCAGGAGGCCGGCGACCCGCACGCCCACCTGCGGCGCGCGGCCGGGTTCTACGCGTGGTCCCAGACCGAGCCGGGGCACGGGTGCCCGATCTCGATGACGTACGCCGCCGTGCCGGCGCTGCGGGCCGACGAGGCGCTCGCCGAGGAGTGGACGCCGCTGCTGGCCTCACGCTCCTACGACCCGGGCGTGCGCAGCCGGTCGGCCAAGGCCGGCGCGCTCGCCGGGATGGGCATGACGGAGAAGCAGGGCGGCTCCGACGTGCGGGCCAACCAGACCCGCGCGACCCCGACCGCCGACGACGGTTGGTACCGCCTCGACGGCCACAAGTGGTTCACCTCCGCGCCGATGAACGACGTCTTCCTCGTCCTCGCCCAGGCCGAGGGCGGCCTCACCTGCTTCGTCGTGCCGCGCGTGCTGGACGACGGCACGCGCAACCGGATCGACGTCGTGCGGCTCAAGGACAAGCTCGGCAACCGGTCCAACGCCTCCAGCGAGCTCGAGCTCACCGGCACGCTGGCCCGGCGCCTGGGCGACGAGGGCCGCGGGGTGCGGACCATCATCGAGATGGTGGCGGCGACCCGGCTGGACTGCGTGCTGGGCTCGGCGGCGCTGATGCGCCACGCCCTGGCCGAGGCGTCCTGGCACGTCGCGCACCGCTTCGCGTTCGGCAGGCTGCTGGCCGACGCGCCGCTCATGCAGAACGTCGTGGCCGACCTCGCCGTCGAGTCGGAGGCGGCGACCGCGCTCGCGATGCGCCTCGCCGCGGCCGTCGACCGGCCCGGCGACCCGCACGAGGTGGCGCTGCGCCGCATCGCGCTCCCGCTGGCCAAGTTCTGGGTGTGCAAGCGCACCCCGGCGATGGTCGCCGAGGCGCTCGAGTGCCTCGGCGGCAACGGCTACGTCGAGGACTCGGGCCTCCCGCTGATGTTCCGGGAGTCGCCGCTCAACTCGGTCTGGGAGGGCTCGGGCAACGTCAACGCGCTCGACGTGCTCCGTGCCCTCGGCCGCGAGCCCGAGGTGCTCCACGCCTGGATCACGGAGGTCGGTGCGGCGCGCGGGGGCGACAGCCGGCTCGACCGGGCGGTCGACGACACCCTCGCCCTCCTTGGCGAGGCTGCCGGTGTCGAGGCGGGCGCGCGGCGGTTGGCCGGCCGGATGGCCGCGTGCCTCCAGGGCTCCCTCCTGGTGCGCTTCGCGCCGGGCGAGGTGGCCGACGCCTTCTGCGGCAGCCGCTTCGGCACGTCGTACGGTGGGACGTTCGGGATGCTGGAGAGCGGATCCCTCCGCGCCGTTGTCGAGCGGGCGACCCCGATGCTGTGA